In one Silene latifolia isolate original U9 population chromosome 10, ASM4854445v1, whole genome shotgun sequence genomic region, the following are encoded:
- the LOC141607341 gene encoding protein FAR-RED IMPAIRED RESPONSE 1-like, giving the protein MWHILKKLPEKVGPVICKDTEFLKKINRCVWSEDVEPPEFEERWTTVVESHGLSDNEWLKEKRLDENDFQTPLALEKHASEIYTPTIFGEFQKEVEAACYSCGVGDKEKDKIYPILYTDIIDQVRNKTYKVGFKKDDVSVVCTCKKFERHGILCRHALRVFKDRGIQKVSSDYLLSRWSKLATCQPIVGPNGRLLAIVHQWMYEKNKVGELWSSCLLVWHLLNESWHCDELLGNLREFKERVKITPDESGNTGIAKVKDKNAEIGMLLGTNIPSEIKVLPPRQCKNKGSGKRPISQRERNGEVNKKALRKCRACGEMANHDEEL; this is encoded by the exons atgtggcacatattAAAAAAGTTGCCTGAGAAAGTAGGGCCTGTAATATGTAAAGATACTGAGTTCCTGAAGAAGATAAACCGATGTGTTTGGAGCGAAGATGTGGAGCCGCCTGAATTTGAGGAAAGGTGGACAACAGTAGTTGAATCTCATGGGTTATCGGATAACGAGTGGCTTAAGGAGAA GAGGCTTGATGAGAACGACTTCCAG ACTCCATTAGccctagaaaagcatgcatcAGAAATCTACACTCCAACAATTTTCGGCGAGTTTCAAAAGGAAGTCGAAGCAGCTTGCTATTCATGTGGTGTTGGGGACAAAGAAAAAGATAAAATCTATCCAATTCTATACACAGATATCATAGATCAAGTTCGAAATAAAACGTATAAGGTTGGTTTTAAGAAGGATGATGTTTCAGTGGTATGCACTTGTAAGAAGTTTGAAAGACATGGAATACTCTGTCGACATGCTCTGCGTGTCTTTAAAGATCGGGGAATTCAGAAAGTTTCAAGTGACTACCTGCTTAGTCGGTGGAGCAAACTAGCAACCTGCCAGCCAATCGTCGGCCCTAATGGCCGATTGCTTGCGATTGTACATCAATGGATGTACGAGAAAAACAAAGTTGGCGAGTTATGGTCGAGTTGTTTACTTGTGTGGCACTTGTTGAACGAGTCCTGGCATTGTGATGAGTTGCTTGGGAATTTGCGTGAGTTCAAGGAAAGGGTAAAAATTACCCCTGATGAAAGTGGAAATACTGGTATTGCAAAGGTAAAGGACAAGAATGCTGAAATTGGGATGCTTTTAGGAACAAACATTCCTAGTGAGATTAAGGTTTTGCCTCCAAGGCAGTGCAAAAACAAAGGCTCGGGAAAAAGGCCGATCTCACAAAGAGAACGAAATGGAGAAGTGAACAAGAAAGCGCTAAGAAAATGCAGGGCCTGTGGGGAGATGGCGAACCACGACGAGGAATTGTGA